The nucleotide sequence CGCTGCTCGCCGACCGCCCGATCCTGCTGGTCGACGAGCCGACCGCCGGGCTGGACCGGGAGGTGGCCGACGACCTGATGCGCGACATCCTCGCCGAGTCGGTGGGCAAGGCGCTGCTCGTGGTGACTCATGACCGGAGCCGCCTCGACGGCTGCACCGTCCTCGATCTGGGCCGCTCCGCCGCCGCGCCGCGTCTCGACGTCGCCTCCGCCTAGCGGCTCCGGCTCGCTCGACGACCGTACGTGACGCCGGGGACCTCGGCTTGTCCTGGTCGTCGAGCGAGCGAGCCCCCTGGGGCGAGCGACGTCGAGACGCCGGGAGGCTCGGTCGATCGGTCGATCACCGTCGCCGCTGCACTCGCCGGTGACGGGTGTTCGCCGGGGACCTCGGCTTGTCCCGGTCGTCGAGCGAGCGAGCCCTTTCCTTGGTCGTCGAGCGAGTGAGCCCCCTGGGGCGAGCGATGTCGAGACGCCGGGAGCCTCGGTCGGTCGTCCGGCCAGCGCCGCGGCTCGATGGCGCTCTCCGCTTCGGCGGCTCCATGCTCGCCAGGGTGGCTGGTGGTGCCGAGCGGCTAGTGGTGCAGCGCGCCGTCCACGCCGTCCCGCAGGGCCGCGATGGCCGCGGTTCGCGAGGTCACGCCCAGCTTGGCGTAGATACGCGTCACGTAGTTCTTGACGGTCTTCTCGGCCAGCCCGAGCTGCCCGGCGATCTGCCGGTTCGACAGCCCGTCGGTCAGCCCGGCCAGCACCCGGGCCTCCTGCGCGGTCAGGTCCGTCGGCGGCGCGATGTGCGTGTGCCGGCAGCCGCACGACGCCCCGGCACACGGCGGCGCCTCGGTCGCCGGCTGGTCGACGACCCGCAGCAGCCGCGCGGCGGCGACCGTCTCGGGGACGACGGCGAATCGGCCGCACGCCGGCGGCAGCGCCTGCTCGTCGCGGCTGAGGCTGACCACGCGCGCATCGCCGGCCGCGAGAGCCAGCGCGCAGAACCGGTGGTTGCCCTCGACCGGGTCGGAGGCGTCGGGGGAGACGATCACGACGTCCACGGTGCGAGTCTGCAGGATCGTCTGGGCCGACTCCATCGAGCCGGCCTCGAGCACCTGCCCGATCAACGGATCGCCGGCGAGCGCGCCGGCCACTCCGGCTCGCATGAGTGGCCGGTCGTCGACCAGCAGAACCCGCAGGTCGGCCCCGCGCGGGGGTACGGGGTGGTTTCGCGACGACATCGGTGGCCTCCAGCCGGTCGATGACAAGTTTATGAGGACGTAACGCTGCGGGTATCGGTGGCAACAATTTGGCCGTACCTTGACTGATGTGTGATCCAGATCGCACCGAGCACCGAGCCGATCTTTCGCAGGAGACCTCATGACGACAGTCAACGAACGGCGTCAGGCGGGCACCGTCACGGCGCACCCGCTGGAACCCCTCACGGCCGACGAGATGGCGGCCGCCACCGCGATCATCAACGCGGCGCCGGGCTGGAACGACCAGACCCGGTTCGTATATCTGGAGCTCGCCGAGCCCCCGAAGGAGGAGGTCC is from Cumulibacter manganitolerans and encodes:
- a CDS encoding response regulator transcription factor gives rise to the protein MSSRNHPVPPRGADLRVLLVDDRPLMRAGVAGALAGDPLIGQVLEAGSMESAQTILQTRTVDVVIVSPDASDPVEGNHRFCALALAAGDARVVSLSRDEQALPPACGRFAVVPETVAAARLLRVVDQPATEAPPCAGASCGCRHTHIAPPTDLTAQEARVLAGLTDGLSNRQIAGQLGLAEKTVKNYVTRIYAKLGVTSRTAAIAALRDGVDGALHH